Proteins found in one Campylobacter canadensis genomic segment:
- a CDS encoding HobA family DNA replication regulator: protein MQEFNNFIRNYIRSKRYDYSWLDQKSLELSELLKRLKYLLDARAIIILCDKEREWYLHYLTNLLNSSKNNRPLLPIFSLRDFYSATSNEDLINDLFSLSFQNGHTYIYFGKDNDKLAKIAKNKNDSILFIFDEEYSNAFYLNSKDENLDIKLISLANLINACLDAIVFNKVNI, encoded by the coding sequence ATGCAAGAATTTAATAATTTTATTAGAAACTACATAAGGTCAAAACGCTATGATTATAGTTGGCTTGACCAAAAAAGTCTTGAATTAAGCGAATTGCTAAAAAGATTAAAATACTTGCTAGATGCAAGAGCTATAATAATTTTATGCGATAAGGAAAGAGAGTGGTATTTACACTATCTAACCAATTTGCTAAATTCAAGCAAAAATAATCGCCCTTTATTGCCTATTTTTTCTTTAAGAGATTTTTATTCGGCAACTAGCAATGAAGATTTAATCAATGATTTATTTTCTTTAAGTTTTCAAAATGGGCATACTTATATTTATTTTGGAAAAGATAACGACAAATTAGCAAAAATAGCAAAAAATAAAAACGATAGCATTTTATTTATCTTTGATGAAGAATACAGCAACGCATTTTATTTAAATTCTAAAGATGAAAACCTTGATATAAAATTAATTTCTTTAGCAAACTTAATAAATGCTTGTCTTGATGCTATAGTGTTTAATAAGGTAAATATTTGA
- a CDS encoding autotransporter outer membrane beta-barrel domain-containing protein codes for MITSNNLKPIFISIICATVLASSANAAWSGGGCNSDDCNITSKVTNKVSATSGDNLNLTISENGSVNVADAINIQNNVKVNKIENNGTITSTNGNAIRVVQGGTTNIDTIINNKDINAKQIAYIGIWSPNDSSKININSFINNGTFTASANAITIENKGNNSDISINSIKNNTNAKVSAVNNVFNATIGKVKIQDFYNDGELKSSKGAVASFQDDTTITKFTNDTNGVISGSKNSAAITFGASDKARKTTSIEEFTNNGSIKDSKFGVTLWGASASNSKISNFTNNGSISTTNDSLYISNASIDNFVNSENATISSNTIGVSIVGEGNTDINVKKFTNKGKILTQNDNAINIQASNNYTGNFTIGDIVNDGEIDGARGAYIGLWHGKGKLNINSIVNNGSINAKKSEGLSIQGKGEEVSISKIENNGKIQAENTGIKLFDKIKVSELVNNADINSNKGAAVSLSSNSYVTTFINNKNISSTNYQGLNVSGSKVDKIINYANILGGGGEGGNPPWGKNGMVFSTSSIGSIDNYGTVYGAYGMTFLSVFVDSIRNYGTIEATKTSGTGSAIMFTPWAEYPDYYEAKEVINYGKIISANDGISFEPNTRIGKIDNNGLIEVKNNAITDYNESSAKKISTEIKEINLNSGSTIKAGNNGINFTGDRDISLGSINVKENANLLAEEGNGINFGKIDDNRVKSLEELNIQGLVQGNVGIYNAGNIGGENSTTAINIDGGSVVSTASDNANAIVNAGNIKNDISLSNNATLVGNFINTANSSIEGNINIDNSKLDGSLVFSDSAKIQGDISLNNNSSISKDFITSGNSSINGRIDINNSSLDNIISAGSSTINGKINVTNNSKINNINFENDAILRGDISVNEGSKLTSISTNNNSSIDGDIKISSNAKLDKIINKSTNKNAINGSIINKQNNALEIVNDNNSSINGGIVNEGSSVISITNKGHIGKNDDGFNVSNNKNGSIVIKDWQVNADSSGKLESINIGGNTNKVYVDKITVNQSGMDITKLDNLSQVINGVDISKIGSIQTAGSDLELTINPITNKLQAKPEVVKTIASAQVQSLVETTSKRTTFANSLMSNIMQDYTMPTNINTQRISLKDLENLRFASAGNIVSDVSYDYLMRYVGADSAFLNQMKLDYISNKKRNSIFILPYHSYQYVDLGAQGVSKGHTTGVIAGYSRASTYGIFGVYAGYEDVRMSTGYYEVNNIAYYAGLKYYNDIYSLSDNSSLYVKTHAKFAYLNNSLVKYIAANTAKANPTSYTYGLSADLGINYEYKKHSFSPEIGLDYEGSYTKAYSMVGKAALKVEDYLSSSLNLFSIKTAATWYAQWLPTLKTTISVGAKARLNDNIKTSVNFGEGVVSKNYSINKYSAFTSASLILPTTDSFTLSLNYNGNFAKKEQTHTAYLQASFNW; via the coding sequence ATGATTACTTCAAACAATTTAAAACCTATATTTATTTCTATTATTTGTGCTACAGTGCTTGCTAGCTCGGCAAATGCAGCTTGGAGTGGCGGTGGTTGCAACAGTGATGATTGCAATATAACTTCTAAGGTAACAAATAAAGTTTCAGCAACAAGTGGAGATAATTTAAACTTAACAATTAGTGAAAATGGTTCAGTAAATGTAGCTGATGCTATTAATATTCAAAATAATGTTAAGGTAAATAAAATTGAAAATAATGGCACAATAACTTCTACTAATGGAAATGCAATTAGAGTTGTGCAAGGTGGAACAACTAATATAGATACGATTATTAATAATAAAGATATTAATGCAAAACAAATAGCATATATTGGGATTTGGAGTCCAAACGATAGTTCAAAAATTAATATAAATTCATTTATAAACAACGGTACTTTTACAGCAAGTGCTAATGCTATAACTATAGAGAATAAAGGTAACAATTCTGATATAAGTATTAATTCAATTAAAAACAATACTAATGCAAAAGTTTCAGCTGTTAATAATGTTTTTAATGCTACTATAGGTAAGGTTAAAATTCAGGATTTTTACAATGATGGTGAATTAAAATCCAGCAAAGGAGCAGTTGCAAGTTTTCAGGACGACACTACTATTACTAAATTTACAAATGACACAAATGGAGTTATTAGTGGCTCAAAAAATAGTGCAGCTATTACTTTTGGTGCAAGTGATAAAGCAAGAAAGACAACTAGCATAGAAGAATTCACAAACAACGGCAGTATTAAAGATTCAAAATTTGGTGTTACGCTTTGGGGTGCTAGTGCTTCTAATTCTAAAATAAGTAATTTTACAAACAATGGCTCAATAAGTACTACAAACGATAGTTTGTATATTTCAAATGCTAGTATTGATAATTTTGTAAATAGCGAAAATGCAACTATTAGTTCAAATACAATTGGAGTAAGCATTGTAGGAGAAGGAAATACCGATATAAATGTAAAAAAATTTACAAATAAAGGCAAAATTTTAACACAAAATGACAATGCTATAAATATTCAAGCTTCAAATAATTACACAGGAAATTTTACAATAGGAGATATTGTAAATGATGGAGAAATAGATGGAGCTAGAGGGGCTTATATTGGCTTGTGGCACGGTAAAGGAAAGCTAAATATAAATTCTATTGTAAATAATGGAAGCATTAATGCAAAAAAATCAGAAGGCTTATCTATTCAAGGCAAAGGCGAAGAAGTTAGCATAAGTAAAATTGAAAATAATGGAAAAATACAAGCTGAAAATACTGGAATTAAGCTTTTTGATAAAATCAAAGTTAGTGAATTGGTAAATAATGCTGATATTAATTCTAATAAGGGTGCTGCTGTAAGCTTATCTTCTAATAGCTATGTTACTACCTTTATAAACAATAAAAATATTTCTAGTACAAACTATCAAGGCTTAAATGTTTCTGGTTCTAAGGTAGATAAAATAATAAATTATGCAAATATACTTGGCGGTGGAGGAGAAGGCGGCAACCCACCTTGGGGTAAAAATGGTATGGTGTTTAGTACTTCTAGCATTGGTAGCATTGATAATTATGGTACTGTTTATGGTGCTTATGGAATGACATTTTTATCTGTTTTTGTTGATAGTATTCGTAATTATGGCACAATAGAGGCTACAAAAACTAGTGGTACTGGTTCTGCAATTATGTTTACACCTTGGGCTGAATATCCTGATTATTATGAAGCAAAAGAAGTAATAAATTATGGAAAGATAATTTCTGCAAATGATGGGATTTCTTTTGAACCAAATACTCGTATAGGAAAGATAGATAATAATGGCTTAATTGAGGTTAAAAATAATGCTATTACGGATTATAACGAGTCTTCAGCTAAGAAAATAAGCACTGAAATAAAGGAAATTAATTTAAATAGCGGTAGCACAATTAAGGCTGGTAATAATGGTATTAATTTTACTGGCGATAGAGATATAAGCTTGGGTTCAATTAATGTTAAAGAAAATGCGAATTTACTTGCTGAAGAAGGTAATGGCATTAATTTTGGTAAAATAGATGATAATAGGGTAAAAAGCCTAGAAGAATTAAACATACAAGGTCTTGTACAAGGAAATGTAGGTATTTATAACGCAGGAAATATTGGTGGAGAAAATTCTACAACAGCAATTAATATTGATGGTGGTAGTGTAGTTAGCACAGCTAGTGATAATGCTAATGCTATTGTTAATGCTGGTAATATAAAAAATGATATAAGCCTAAGTAATAATGCTACTTTAGTGGGTAATTTTATAAATACCGCTAATTCAAGCATTGAAGGAAATATTAATATTGATAATTCTAAGCTTGATGGCTCTTTAGTGTTTAGCGATAGTGCTAAAATTCAAGGAGATATAAGCTTAAATAATAATTCAAGCATTAGCAAAGATTTTATTACAAGCGGTAATTCAAGCATAAATGGTAGAATAGATATAAATAATTCAAGCTTAGATAATATCATAAGTGCAGGTTCATCTACAATTAACGGTAAAATAAATGTTACAAATAATTCAAAAATAAATAATATTAATTTTGAAAATGACGCTATTTTAAGGGGAGATATTAGCGTAAATGAAGGCTCAAAACTTACTAGCATAAGCACAAATAATAATTCAAGCATAGATGGAGATATAAAAATTTCAAGCAATGCAAAGCTTGATAAAATTATAAATAAATCTACAAATAAAAATGCAATTAATGGCTCTATTATTAATAAACAAAACAATGCCTTAGAAATTGTAAATGATAATAATTCAAGCATAAATGGCGGTATTGTAAATGAAGGCTCATCAGTAATTAGCATTACAAATAAAGGGCATATTGGCAAAAACGATGATGGCTTTAATGTAAGCAATAACAAAAATGGAAGCATTGTTATTAAAGATTGGCAAGTAAATGCAGATAGCAGCGGTAAGCTAGAAAGCATAAATATAGGTGGTAATACAAATAAGGTTTATGTAGATAAGATTACGGTAAATCAAAGCGGTATGGATATTACAAAGCTTGATAATCTTTCACAAGTTATTAATGGGGTTGATATTTCAAAAATAGGTAGCATTCAAACAGCAGGAAGCGATTTAGAGCTAACAATAAATCCAATCACAAACAAGCTTCAAGCAAAGCCAGAAGTAGTAAAAACAATAGCAAGTGCTCAAGTGCAAAGCCTAGTAGAAACTACTTCAAAAAGAACAACTTTTGCAAATAGTTTAATGAGTAATATTATGCAAGATTACACTATGCCAACAAACATAAATACTCAAAGAATTTCATTAAAAGATTTAGAGAATTTACGCTTTGCAAGTGCAGGAAATATTGTAAGTGATGTTAGTTATGATTATTTAATGCGTTATGTTGGTGCTGATAGTGCCTTTTTAAATCAAATGAAATTAGATTATATTAGCAATAAAAAAAGAAATTCTATTTTTATTTTGCCTTATCATTCATATCAATATGTTGATTTAGGTGCGCAAGGCGTAAGCAAGGGTCATACAACAGGTGTTATTGCAGGATATTCAAGAGCTAGTACTTATGGGATTTTTGGTGTGTATGCTGGGTATGAAGATGTAAGAATGAGTACAGGCTATTATGAAGTAAATAATATTGCTTATTATGCTGGTTTAAAATACTATAATGATATTTATTCATTAAGCGATAATTCTTCGCTTTATGTAAAAACACATGCAAAATTTGCATATTTAAATAACAGTCTTGTTAAATACATTGCAGCAAATACTGCTAAGGCTAATCCTACAAGTTATACTTATGGTTTGAGTGCTGATTTAGGAATAAATTATGAATATAAAAAACATAGTTTTTCTCCTGAAATCGGTTTAGATTACGAAGGTTCATATACTAAAGCTTATAGTATGGTTGGTAAAGCTGCACTTAAGGTAGAAGATTATTTATCAAGCTCGTTAAATTTATTTAGCATCAAAACGGCTGCAACTTGGTATGCGCAATGGTTACCGACTTTAAAAACAACTATTTCTGTAGGTGCAAAAGCTCGTTTAAATGACAACATTAAAACTAGTGTAAATTTTGGAGAAGGCGTTGTGTCTAAAAATTATTCAATTAATAAATACAGTGCATTTACGAGTGCTTCTCTTATATTACCGACAACTGATTCATTTACCTTGTCATTAAATTATAACGGTAATTTTGCTAAAAAAGAGCAAACTCATACAGCATATTTACAAGCAAGTTTTAATTGGTAA
- a CDS encoding DNA polymerase III subunit delta': MNSKIIILQDFSEYKEENKNCIVYTFSADEFLLSDAQKIMQKAYVKEEKAVLFILHYKHYSVIAQNYMLKLLEEPPFNVFFHILVSSKNLLLPTIKSRLITTLISKKRNDYQININLKKLSLCQIAEFDVSKEDLLDFISALFKECIKQKIHLSEKMLDEFYTAYELALLNSNPKAIICSLLLGIMYERS; encoded by the coding sequence TTGAATAGTAAAATTATTATTTTGCAAGACTTTAGCGAATATAAAGAAGAAAATAAAAATTGCATTGTTTATACCTTTAGTGCTGATGAATTTTTATTAAGCGACGCTCAAAAAATAATGCAAAAAGCCTATGTAAAAGAAGAAAAAGCAGTTTTATTCATCTTGCACTATAAGCATTATTCAGTAATAGCACAAAATTATATGCTAAAATTACTTGAAGAGCCACCTTTTAATGTTTTTTTTCATATTTTAGTTAGTTCAAAAAATCTTTTACTACCGACCATAAAATCAAGGCTAATTACAACATTAATTTCTAAAAAACGCAACGATTATCAAATAAATATTAATCTTAAAAAACTAAGCCTTTGTCAAATAGCAGAATTTGATGTTAGCAAAGAAGATTTATTAGATTTTATTAGCGCACTTTTTAAAGAGTGTATTAAACAAAAAATCCATTTAAGCGAAAAAATGCTTGATGAATTTTATACAGCCTATGAACTTGCCTTGCTTAATTCAAATCCAAAAGCAATAATTTGCTCTTTATTATTGGGAATTATGTATGAAAGAAGCTGA
- a CDS encoding riboflavin kinase yields the protein MNIFSLLKNDFCLADEKELKEIKSLAIGCFDALHLAHFELINKLCSKGALLIIYKDNIKQLVPNFMKEKIAKKKVFFIKLNEVCNLDGKDFVQKLLASFSNLEYFVAGYDFCFGINASSNVYKLEEYSKLKCHIVNEFKIDNLSVHTTLIKELLQKAQLNLSKKLLGRNYTLYALKQIKGQGLGSKFLLATINFDYDEYFLPKDGVYLANLYITNTVYKSAVFLGKRSTDLKSALECHILDEIKTNDFSNCNIEFLYYLRENKSFNQLEKLKEQILLDVKTLNEIKEKF from the coding sequence ATGAATATTTTTTCGCTTTTAAAAAATGATTTTTGCTTAGCAGATGAAAAAGAGCTAAAAGAGATTAAAAGCCTTGCAATTGGCTGTTTTGATGCTTTGCATTTAGCACATTTTGAATTAATAAATAAATTATGTAGCAAAGGTGCTTTGCTTATCATCTACAAAGACAATATTAAACAATTAGTGCCTAATTTTATGAAAGAAAAAATAGCAAAAAAGAAAGTTTTTTTTATAAAATTAAACGAAGTTTGCAATCTTGATGGCAAAGATTTTGTACAAAAACTACTAGCTTCTTTTAGCAACTTAGAATATTTTGTGGCTGGATATGATTTTTGTTTTGGCATAAATGCTAGTTCAAATGTCTATAAATTAGAAGAATATTCTAAATTAAAATGCCATATCGTGAATGAATTTAAAATTGACAATCTAAGCGTACATACAACTTTAATAAAAGAGCTATTACAAAAAGCACAATTAAATCTTAGCAAAAAGCTTTTAGGTAGAAACTACACTCTTTATGCTTTAAAACAAATTAAAGGTCAAGGTTTAGGCTCTAAGTTTTTACTAGCTACAATTAATTTTGATTATGATGAATATTTTTTACCAAAAGATGGGGTTTATCTTGCGAATTTATACATTACAAACACAGTATATAAAAGTGCTGTTTTTTTAGGCAAACGCTCAACCGATTTAAAAAGCGCCTTAGAATGCCATATTTTAGATGAAATAAAAACAAATGATTTTTCAAATTGCAATATTGAATTTTTATATTACCTAAGAGAAAATAAAAGCTTTAATCAGCTAGAAAAATTAAAAGAACAAATACTCTTAGATGTTAAAACTCTAAATGAAATAAAAGAAAAATTCTAA
- the tlyA gene encoding 23S rRNA (cytidine-2'-O)-methyltransferase TlyA, translating to MRADLLVANKLNISRNKAQELLKNEMVLINDLLKKPNDNVKEDDKVSLLQDFYVSRAAYKLKGFLEFFPIDIKDKSCLDVGSSTGGFTQILLLNGAKSVSCVDVGTKQLHESLIKDKRIMLFENTDIKNYTQKAQIVVCDVSFISVKKILEHLKDLFLEYLIILFKPQFELDKSIKRSKNGVIKNEKDIQKALCDFEKFYSQLALINIAKQKSLLSGKEGNYEYFFAFKK from the coding sequence TTGAGAGCTGATTTATTAGTAGCAAATAAACTTAATATTAGTAGAAATAAAGCACAAGAATTATTAAAAAATGAAATGGTTTTAATAAATGATTTATTAAAAAAGCCAAATGATAATGTAAAAGAAGATGATAAAGTAAGCCTTTTGCAAGATTTTTATGTATCAAGAGCTGCTTATAAATTAAAAGGTTTTTTAGAATTTTTTCCTATTGATATTAAGGATAAAAGCTGCCTTGATGTTGGCTCTAGCACTGGTGGATTTACACAAATTTTGCTTTTAAACGGGGCAAAGAGTGTTAGCTGTGTTGATGTTGGCACAAAGCAATTACACGAAAGTTTAATAAAAGATAAAAGAATTATGCTTTTTGAAAATACCGACATTAAAAACTATACGCAAAAAGCACAAATTGTAGTGTGTGATGTAAGCTTTATTTCTGTTAAAAAGATTTTAGAACATTTAAAAGACTTGTTTTTAGAGTATTTAATCATACTTTTTAAACCTCAATTTGAGCTAGACAAAAGCATAAAACGCAGCAAAAATGGCGTTATAAAAAATGAAAAAGACATACAAAAAGCCCTTTGTGATTTTGAGAAATTTTACTCTCAATTAGCACTTATAAATATTGCAAAACAAAAATCGCTTTTAAGCGGTAAGGAAGGTAATTATGAATATTTTTTCGCTTTTAAAAAATGA
- the ligA gene encoding NAD-dependent DNA ligase LigA, with the protein MNEYLKNIELANTWAKAYYLDETPLASDAEYDELMKKIKEFEKNNPDKIAKNSPTLNVLPLKLDKINDGFNKVKHLSKMYSMEDVFDENELKAWIKKNNAEDEEFFIEPKFDGASLNLLYENGKLIVAATRGDGEIGDDVTLNAMQIASIPKNINYDKKIEIRGEIVIYKEDFLKLNEIKLQNNESLFSNPRNAASGSLRLKDSSLIKERNLQFYPHGIGVNELSFKTHKECMDFIRSLGFLKDDFCKVVKASELQAEYLKLQNLRDSKKMMLDGFVLRLNDLSKCTEFTSKFPKFMAAYKFSPYEQITKLINVSFQVGRTGVITPVGEVQSVNIDGVNVRFVTLHNFDEIKRLDLMLNDSVSIIRSGDVIPKLTSVYKQRRDNTQKPILKPQHCPSCNESLHDEGALLKCVNLNCKAKLLNQIIYFTSKKCLNIDGLGESIITLLFNEGKIKSLLDIFSLDENSFFALAGFADKKISNILNSINKAKDVKLSSFINSLGIEHIGEVAAYKIASEFKNEWINKSYDDYIKLDGFGEAMASSVVEFIKINIELINTLYEILNVKIDENSSLKFSNQSFVITGTLSKERTFYENIILENGGKISSSVSKKTTYLLCGQNAGSKLDKAKQLNIKIINESEFEAL; encoded by the coding sequence ATGAATGAATATTTAAAAAATATTGAATTAGCAAATACTTGGGCAAAAGCATATTATTTAGATGAAACTCCTTTAGCAAGTGATGCTGAGTATGATGAACTTATGAAAAAAATCAAAGAATTTGAAAAAAACAATCCAGATAAAATAGCTAAAAACTCACCTACTTTAAATGTGCTACCGTTAAAATTAGACAAAATAAACGATGGCTTTAATAAAGTAAAACATTTAAGCAAGATGTATTCAATGGAAGATGTTTTTGATGAAAATGAATTAAAAGCTTGGATTAAAAAAAATAACGCCGAAGATGAAGAATTTTTTATTGAGCCTAAGTTTGATGGGGCTAGTTTGAATTTACTTTACGAAAACGGTAAATTAATAGTAGCTGCAACTCGTGGAGATGGCGAGATAGGAGATGATGTTACATTAAATGCTATGCAAATTGCAAGTATTCCTAAAAATATTAATTACGATAAAAAAATTGAAATTCGTGGAGAAATTGTAATTTATAAGGAAGATTTTTTAAAATTAAACGAAATAAAATTACAAAACAATGAAAGTCTTTTTTCAAACCCACGCAACGCTGCAAGCGGTTCTTTAAGGCTTAAAGATAGCTCACTTATTAAAGAAAGAAATTTGCAATTTTATCCACACGGCATAGGAGTAAATGAGCTTTCATTTAAAACCCATAAAGAGTGTATGGACTTTATAAGAAGTTTAGGCTTTTTAAAAGATGATTTTTGCAAAGTTGTAAAAGCTAGTGAATTGCAAGCTGAATATTTAAAATTACAAAATTTAAGAGATAGTAAAAAAATGATGCTTGATGGCTTTGTTTTAAGGCTAAATGATTTAAGTAAATGTACTGAATTTACAAGCAAATTTCCAAAATTTATGGCTGCTTATAAATTTAGCCCTTACGAGCAAATTACAAAATTAATAAATGTTAGCTTTCAAGTAGGAAGGACTGGGGTTATAACACCTGTTGGAGAAGTACAAAGCGTAAATATTGATGGAGTTAATGTGCGTTTTGTTACCTTGCATAATTTTGATGAAATTAAAAGACTTGATTTAATGCTAAATGATAGCGTTAGCATAATTAGAAGTGGAGATGTAATACCAAAGCTAACCAGTGTTTATAAACAAAGAAGAGATAACACTCAAAAGCCAATCTTAAAACCACAACACTGCCCATCTTGCAATGAAAGTTTGCACGATGAAGGCGCATTGCTTAAATGTGTTAATTTAAATTGCAAGGCAAAATTACTCAATCAAATAATTTATTTTACTTCTAAAAAATGCTTAAATATTGATGGTTTAGGCGAAAGTATAATTACACTTTTGTTTAACGAAGGCAAAATAAAATCTCTTTTAGATATTTTTAGCTTAGATGAAAATTCTTTTTTTGCTTTAGCGGGTTTTGCCGATAAAAAAATAAGCAATATTTTAAACTCAATAAACAAGGCAAAAGATGTAAAATTATCAAGCTTTATAAATTCCTTAGGCATTGAGCATATAGGCGAAGTAGCGGCTTATAAAATAGCGAGTGAATTTAAAAATGAATGGATAAATAAATCTTATGATGATTATATAAAATTAGATGGCTTTGGCGAAGCGATGGCAAGTAGCGTTGTGGAATTTATTAAAATAAACATAGAGCTAATAAACACACTTTACGAGATTTTAAATGTTAAAATTGATGAAAATAGCAGTTTAAAATTCTCAAATCAAAGCTTTGTAATAACAGGCACTCTTAGCAAAGAAAGAACTTTTTATGAAAATATCATTTTAGAAAATGGTGGCAAAATAAGCTCAAGCGTTAGCAAAAAAACCACTTATCTACTGTGCGGACAAAATGCAGGGAGCAAATTAGATAAAGCAAAACAACTAAATATTAAAATCATAAATGAAAGCGAGTTTGAAGCACTTTGA
- a CDS encoding HU family DNA-binding protein has product MTKADFVSLVAEKAEMTKKDAGVAVNSVFEVLSSVLEKGESISFNGFGTFSTTTRAARVARVPSTGKTIQVPETNVVKFKVSSVLKESVAAAKKDCKKSACKKKK; this is encoded by the coding sequence ATGACTAAAGCAGATTTCGTTTCATTAGTTGCTGAAAAAGCAGAAATGACAAAAAAAGACGCAGGTGTTGCTGTTAATTCAGTTTTTGAAGTACTTTCATCAGTATTAGAAAAAGGTGAATCAATTAGCTTTAATGGTTTTGGTACATTTAGTACAACTACAAGAGCAGCAAGAGTTGCAAGAGTACCAAGCACAGGTAAAACTATTCAAGTTCCTGAAACAAATGTTGTTAAATTCAAAGTTAGCAGCGTTTTAAAAGAAAGCGTAGCAGCAGCTAAAAAAGACTGCAAAAAATCAGCTTGCAAAAAGAAAAAGTAA
- the folP gene encoding dihydropteroate synthase, which translates to MKEADFFLCDYKDLQKINAHNFAKNNYFQKAKHTNIYIKNLSSIAANILKQECIAIGANLLNDEESIINTTKKVNCILNINQKQIGQLQQRLKLQDFHLKKLANFLSTIKIQETFPKIMGILNINDDSLYENSRTSKNNFLDKAYEMLENNACILDIGAMSSRPKSKYQGQETEMARLKDIFKLIKSEKLYEKCILSIDTFVYEIAKTALDNGFKIINDISANTNLSNLCKEYDATYILMHSQNNYINAYLNNEELSNIHFDDKFAYLNYVFDFFKKKLEEINSKCIIDVGIGFGKNEFENLVLVKYLEHFKSLNKELLLAASNKGFINKNTNVSLYLHAICKADYIRVHNVKEQNELINYIKKVEQI; encoded by the coding sequence ATGAAAGAAGCTGATTTTTTTCTATGTGATTATAAAGATTTGCAAAAAATAAATGCACATAATTTTGCAAAGAACAATTATTTTCAAAAGGCAAAACACACAAATATTTATATAAAAAATTTAAGCTCAATTGCTGCTAATATTTTAAAGCAAGAATGTATTGCAATCGGTGCAAATTTATTAAATGATGAAGAAAGCATAATAAACACCACAAAAAAAGTAAATTGTATTTTAAACATAAATCAAAAACAAATCGGGCAACTTCAGCAAAGATTAAAATTACAAGATTTTCATCTAAAAAAACTTGCAAATTTTTTAAGCACAATAAAAATACAAGAAACTTTCCCAAAAATAATGGGAATTTTAAATATAAACGATGATAGTTTGTATGAAAATTCACGCACAAGTAAAAATAATTTTTTAGACAAAGCCTACGAAATGCTTGAAAACAATGCTTGTATTTTAGATATTGGCGCTATGTCTTCAAGACCAAAAAGCAAATACCAAGGGCAAGAAACTGAAATGGCAAGATTAAAAGATATTTTTAAACTCATAAAGTCTGAAAAACTTTATGAAAAATGTATTTTAAGCATAGATACCTTTGTTTATGAAATTGCAAAAACTGCTCTTGATAACGGATTTAAAATAATCAATGATATTAGTGCTAACACAAATTTAAGCAATCTTTGTAAAGAATACGATGCTACTTATATTTTAATGCACTCTCAAAATAATTACATAAATGCTTATTTAAATAATGAAGAATTAAGCAATATACATTTTGATGATAAATTTGCTTATTTAAATTATGTATTTGATTTTTTTAAAAAAAAGCTAGAAGAAATTAATTCTAAGTGTATTATTGATGTTGGAATTGGTTTTGGCAAAAATGAATTTGAAAATTTGGTTTTAGTAAAATATTTAGAACATTTTAAAAGTTTAAATAAAGAACTTTTATTAGCTGCTTCAAATAAAGGTTTTATAAATAAGAACACAAATGTTTCTTTGTATCTGCACGCCATTTGCAAAGCTGATTATATAAGAGTGCATAATGTAAAAGAACAAAATGAATTAATAAATTATATAAAGAAGGTAGAGCAAATATGA